The following is a genomic window from Terriglobia bacterium.
GCAATGGAGACGCAGCGAATTCGGGCCGGCAACTTCGAACACGCGCCGCTTTCCACCTATGTCCACGGCAACGTCAATGGCCGTGACTCCGTTCTTAAGTTCGCGGGCGGCAATTTGTTCCAGTGGGCGTTGCAAACATTCCGCCACGCACAGGCCTTTGCCGGTGTCACGTTCGATGTCCACCACCATGCCACGCAACATTTCCGTGCACCAATGACAGAATTCCTGCCATCGCGCCGCGGCAATCTCGTGCGCGACAATAGGCTCCGGACGAGAAGCCGGTGCAGAGGGGCTTGCCGAGCGGTGTGAGGCTGGAATAAAAACGTCCATTGGCCGTGGGTCCATGAGCTTGGCTGACTTCATAACATTCACCCTTTCAATTTTTCTAGGCCGTGCGTTGGGTCAGGACCGGGCACTCGGCTTCCTGCACCACTTTGTAAGCTACGGTATTGCGGAAATGCGTGCTGGCTTCGCCCGCGTGACGGACCCCCAGCGCCAGCACGTCCGCCTGATGTTCGTGAATGGCATGCAGAATTCTTTCCGCCGGATCGCCAAAATCCACCACCAGCTCGTAGCCGCATCGCGGGTCCATTTCACGGCAGAACAGCTTTTCCATCTGGGTCCGGGCGCGCGCCGCGAGTTCCATGGCCGCGGAACTCAGCGCGTCGCTGGAGGAAATCACGTGCAGTACGACAATCTTGGATTGGTACTCCGCCGCCAACGAAGCCACCAGAGGAAATGCCGCTCGCGATTCCACGGAAAGGTCCGTAGGAAAGACAATCGTCTTGATACCCTGCATATCGGCGAAGCGCGGAGAAAGGTGAGGCCCCACGGTCAGCACCGGGATGTGGAGGCTGCGGAACAATTCTTCGGCAAGTGAGCCCATCAGCAGCCGCATCAGGCCGGAATGGCCATGCGTCCCCACTACGATCAGGTCAATATCGTGTTCGGTGACCATACGCCGCAGTTCTTCCGCGGGATCGCCGGTCTCCACGATCACGGAAGCGGCCACGCCGGCCATCTCTTCGGCGTGGAGAAGTTTGTCCATCGCCTCGCGTGAATCGCGCTCATGCTTGTTGTCCATCACAACAACTGCGTCCGGGGAATACATGGTGTAAGGCAGCGGCGGACGGATGTGCGCCGCAAAGACTTGGGAGTGATAACGGCGGGCGATGGCGGCGACGATGGGCAGCGCCGCGCGGGAAGCCTCAGAGAAATCAATCGCGTACAGGACCCGCTTGATCTGGATGGCAGGGACAATGGGAATCACGGCGGAATGCATGGCATCCTCCAGCACATTCCATGCTCCCGCAAATGACGAGGCCCTGGCAGTGACCAGGCTCACACGTCAAATCTGCAAGGCGGACGTCAGAACGTTTCCAGGAACTGCTGCGGGGAAAGCTTGGGGACCAGGGCAGGCAGGTGATCGTCCAGACTGAAGTGCAGGTCCATCTCCAGGGCGCAGCTTCCGCAAAGCCAGAAGTATTCAATGGACGTGCGCGCGTTCCGCCGC
Proteins encoded in this region:
- a CDS encoding universal stress protein, with amino-acid sequence MSLVTARASSFAGAWNVLEDAMHSAVIPIVPAIQIKRVLYAIDFSEASRAALPIVAAIARRYHSQVFAAHIRPPLPYTMYSPDAVVVMDNKHERDSREAMDKLLHAEEMAGVAASVIVETGDPAEELRRMVTEHDIDLIVVGTHGHSGLMRLLMGSLAEELFRSLHIPVLTVGPHLSPRFADMQGIKTIVFPTDLSVESRAAFPLVASLAAEYQSKIVVLHVISSSDALSSAAMELAARARTQMEKLFCREMDPRCGYELVVDFGDPAERILHAIHEHQADVLALGVRHAGEASTHFRNTVAYKVVQEAECPVLTQRTA